The Lagopus muta isolate bLagMut1 chromosome 6, bLagMut1 primary, whole genome shotgun sequence sequence tcagcATGTGTTTAATATGGACCTAGTTGAATGCAGCCATATTTTTGGATTTTTGCTCACGTCTTTAAAGTTTCCAAGGCTCTGTTAATTTCCAAGTAAAGCtgtgtaagaaatattttaacttctcctttaaaataatgtacttcactgttttttttttttaagcagaaagtAAGATTTGGACCTGTATCAGTCCAGTTCcaatatgcaaaatatttgcctTCCATCACTTGTAAAGGATAGAGATTTTTCAATAATTGCATTTCATGAGTATTGTGGTAATATCTTTATGTCCCTCCCACGATCTGTAGTTTGTCAAAGCATGTTCTGCATGAAGTAGGTTTTGGAAACTTGTATGTTTAATGGCTAAGTTTGTGATACACTGGAGCTTGCATGGAAATGGCAGTTgtgtcattttttgtttctatcaATGTTGTCTTATGTTGTCAAAATGAATGATGATTGGGATACCCCAATTGAATTGTAAATCAGAGCCAGGTTTTGATCTGATTTCTTTTTGGTGGAGCACAGGAGGAGCATCCTCAGAGTGAAACGTGGAAATGTTGGATTTAGCAGCCCCCTCTGTGAGTGTACAATGTGCTGAAAACACGTAGTTAAAGGTGACAGGGATCTGGGTTTTCCTATCTGTGACATTTCTTAAGGTCCTGGTCTGGTTTTGTGCTCagtgaggagaaagagaagtttTTATGCCACAAGAGACTTGGGAATAAAACAAGGGGAGGTGTCCGTGGCACTAATCAAGAGACTCAAAGTAGTGATTTTATGTATGACTGATCTGGCTGTCTACTTACAAAAGCTTGAtctgtctttctgctttcttctgatcTTAAATTTCATGGACCTGAAAGAAAGCTCCTGACAAATATTTCATCGAAGCTGAAGCATGTTTTACCagactttctgcttttgaaaagcagTCAGTTCAGTTGAAATAGCTAAgtcaaaaacattaaaaataaaagtagttaAATTGCAAAGAATCACAATATGTCAGGGATTGGGagggtcatctagtccaatctcCCTCCAGAGCAGGAACAAATCTAATGGGTTGCTGCAATACCGTGAATTCAATGAAAAAATCAGCGGAAGGAGAACTGAGAAGGGATGGGTTAGGTCTAGATTAATTCTGTATAATTACATTCAGTGAAAATTCCTTAATTTCACCAGGAAAAAGTCCGGAGGATCTTTCCGACCAATAAAATTGCCCAACTAAACAAGCGTGAAGACATAGCAAGTTGTGTGGGGTCTCTTgcaagtgaagaagaaaatggataTAATTGATTGATAATAAGCTATTTTAATGATTGTAATACAAATTCtaaatatttactgtgaggCTTTCATCCTGTGAATGACTAAATGTTTCTGTATCTTTATACTTGTTCATCAGTAGGTAGTTGTTTTAGATATTGGTGAGGTGGTTAAATACCATGGCATGTACACAAGCTATTTTATTACTTCTAAATCATGTGCTGTTTATGCTCCTGGAGAGAAAATTCTACAAACTAAAGAGAATTAAAATATCTGCTTCTGAGCATTGCAGTGTACAGCCATCACGAAGAAGATAATGCATTGACAGCTCCCTAACTGGGAAGATCTCATCAAGTCTTTAAAATGCTGATCTCTTTAGGTGATCATTGTAAAgacagattattattattattttaaatctcaCTTGTACTCTGAGGCCTTGAGGATAGTGCTGAATTAGAGTTTTACACACGCTGTTTTATGGAAGTTGCTCGTAAGGGAGGAAATGCGTAGTAAATGGAATATCTTATTTCTGtccttgtttttcttgatcATGGAAATGAGCACAGTGAACTGACTGTGGTGGGAAGAGCATGTTTGCTGGGACTTTCCAGTAGAAAACCAGCGGGGCAGGTGTTAACTCAGTGCAACGCTGAATGGTCTTGATATGTGCTCATTATCGCAAGGTGTTTCAAACAGGAATTGACATTGAATGCCAGATTTTGTCCTCTAACACTATGAATACCTTGAATTGGCTCTTTGTAAGTGGTGGTTCGTTTTCACTGTGATGTAGAATGCTTGTTCAAGAGATTTCATGTATGTAAACTGGAGCAAGGTGCCTTTTTCACTCTGATAACTGCAGCAGGCACATGACTGAGAGGTAAGTGCTGGTcctaaatttctttttctcttcctttttctcttcctttttctcttcctttttctgctccttgtttcttctgcttttaacaGTGAACTGGGAACTTCTTATTAACCATGCCAACGCTCACAAATCTTTGCCATTTTCCTCTGTAGATACAGTGACTTTTGATGTGTGGAAAACACAGTGAGTAACATATcctcttttttaaaaacctACATATATTTTGGGAAACATTTCAAACTGACAGCAGTGGATATGATGTGATTATTGTACTGTCTACTTTATTGTGAGTAGTTTCACAGGATATATCAAAATTTTaagaattaaattatattttatgaaaCAAACTGCTTAATTTATAATTggagctggaaaagcagagatgaaatctgttgctttatgttttaaaagataTTATGCATTCTTGTTGACCTTCAGGGTGATTAATTACATAATTTTAATTTAGtaacaaaatgcagaatttgtcttggaaatagtttcaaattagaggattttaataaatatttgtagCAGGAGATGGTAATAATGTTGATTATGTGACAAAATCCTATGTTAGTAAGAAAAAGCCACCCACTAGGAATATAGTTTCGTCTTGCCCATATTTTCTAGAGGGATGATTAGTTGAAAAATGGTTTTAGTACAATAAGACCTGAACAGCGAGGATGCTTTTTGGTGATGCAGCATGCATTCTTTGTTGAATGATGCTAATCATTCAGAATAATAGCGTGCATTAGGAACACCCGTTATTTGAAAATATGTCTTTGGAAAAATCCAGATCAGGATGATTAATACGTAGGCTCTGCATAGTGCTTTTTCTCAGCgaagaaaagcacaaaggagaggagaggagctaTGCATATTAAACCGTATCTTCTTACGTTCGCATAGTTTTTTCATCTGGCACACAGAATCGTCTTGCTTATGCTGCACATTAATTTTCTGTGTGAAGCAATCTGTCCTAAGAAGCGAAACATAAGCAGCAAAATACCTTCCTTCCACCTCCAGCAACTGGTGCTTCCTTTGTATGAATGAGCGCGGTGCCCACGAGGAGTGCCAAGCTGACAGCCGCAGCCCGGAGCCACAGAGCTGCCATTGAGCAGGCTGCAGGCGTGGGAGTGTGCCCAGCGTTGTGCAGAGCCCAGCGCCAGGCATGAGGATGTGTGCTTTATCCCCTGGCTTTGACACCTCTTGGGGAATGCCGGGGATGGCAGGGCTGGGACCACTTGTGAGCCCAGGAGGAGGCACCTGTTCACTTGGCGCTGGAGGGAGCTGCCAGTTTGTAGCTGACAGAGCAAGTGAACTGTTtgccaaactgcttttcctgcttaaaTCCCGTACAGATGAGAAGAAGATTTCTCATCATCTGTGTTGATGTGAGTCTCTTAAAGACAAACGGGCTAGAGAAACAGTTGTCTGGAGTGACACAGCTGATCCTTCTTTAGGACAAACAGATAGACCTCTTGAgtccccttcttccttctttttcttctgcagagggAGGTGGCCCTATTaccatatatatatgtgtacatatatgtcACTGAGGATCCCAACctgaaaataaagtatttcttAGATACATGACATTTATATGCTGGCACCATATATGATATTCATGCTTTGCGGTCATGAGCACCTTACACTTTTTCTTCGTACAGAGAAAAGCATCCAGTTTGAGGGAATCTAAAGAGTGGATACCAGGCATCAGTGCAAGTCCTTTGTGCTTCAAACTTTATTCATGCCTTTCCCCATAACAAAAAACAATACCAGGAGGACCATTTTGGGCTTTGCTTCATTCAGGTCTTCTGGAAGGACGTAGACTCTTGTTCTAATTTTTCTTGCCATGGAGATGGTATATCTAGCATTATTTAGCTTCTCCTCTGATTCAGGTCCTCTGATTTCAGGAGGTTTTATTTGACTTATCCTTGTTGGCATCAGTGGGATCCAGGGCTGGCATGTTGCTGCTGACTGATGGAGGAGATGGTTGAATCCTTGCTGGCTGCAGTCACTGTTTCGTTGACTCAGCTGACAGTGGTGTCATCATTCACCtagatttattttctcccccttgctgcatttttcagcaaaatcttAAGTAGCTGAAGAGAGTGCTCCCTTTAAATTTGACGTGTTTTGAAATTTGTAGGCATAAGAAGATGCTCATTGTTCACTGCTCCTCCACACAGAATCCTTCTTAATCCTGATGGTGTGCATTCATCCCTGTTGAGCTTTCCTATGCATAAGGATTTTGACTTCCTTCACATTCCTTCATAAATGCACATAGGGTAATACAAcagactttttccttttaagcaaGCTGATCAGTTTTGACACTTTCCAACTCCATCACAAAACCCCCATGGTAGCTGAGAGCACCCATTAATGTGAACAAACTCCTGAAGTCCCTTAAAGtatttgctttgctgtgccATTTAACTTTACAAAGCCCGGAGCTTTGCTCTTGATACACAGTCAATATATGGAAACAGACTAAAAATTGTTCCTTGTAATGCAAATATATTTGTGTTGTAGAAGACAGTGTGTTGCATCTCATGGGGTTGCCCCAGTCAAGGCAATGGTGATGTCTGAGAGAGTACAAATACACAATATTTTGGTATTTGGGGTTTGGTTTAAGGCAGAGTTTTGAAGTTCAGAGAAGCATTCCTGTCGCTGTGCTATTGCTTGGACTTCATCCAAGCCATTTCTCTTACTGCTAATCCTTCATGCTTTTACCTTCACAATTCTACTTGTCCAATTCCAATTGCTGAAATCCAGGCCCAGACAAAATACCACTTAAACATGTACGTAAGTCCTTATTCCCCTTCTGAACCACCTCCTAGAGTCTGTGCTTGTTCTAATGGGGACCTCAAGGTATCATTGCACTTACTCccttattttaaaggaaaaagaatgtatATTTTGCAGAGCTTTAAGTCTCTGAATCgggcttttatttcttctagcTGGAAAGTATGGTTTCTGGGGAAAAGAGCTTGCTAGCTGAGCAAGTTCAAAAAGATCTTAGCAGTTCCCCAGCAATTACTCATTTCATCAATCCTCTATATTTAAGGTGAGCTAAACCAAGTTCTTTCCTATAATGTCTACTTCAAATAATGCTGCTTTACATTTGGAGAGCCAAATAAGGAAATAGAACATAATCTTCCaggagttttttttcccttttagttCGCGTAACTCAGAGACTTGCTGTAACAAGAGCCCTTCTTTCTATGAAACCTGTTTAACATATTCAACTAAACAAACTATCTCCCCCCAAAAGCATGAGCGTTTTCTGTGTGCCTTGCTCTAGCGTTGGCTCTTGAGGACATTTCAGCATTTGTCAATGTACTAATTGAGCAATGCATTGTGGACAGCTTCTGTGTTCTgatttgttgtgctttttttttttcttttttttttctttcttttcccctccctcccttcttcccctttTAATTTGTCTAGGAGATAAAAAGCCCCTCCAGTGTTGTTTCCTGCAAAGACCATTCTTAAGAGCTCGTTGGACAGCGCAGGGCTCTTGAAGTGATAGCTAATTGGTGAAAGAAAGGCCCCGATTGTCTGGAGGGAGCTGGAAAGTGCTGCGTGTGCTGCTGAAAGGGACTAGGGAGAAGGTGCCTGGTTTcgctgagcagctgctgctggagatgttTGGAGATTACATCAGCATTGGAAAAAGGGGGCAAAAAAAAGTCCAACTTCACAGAGACGGAGTTTAtggagttttttttccccttccaaagGTCTTCTGACAATACTGTCATTGTCAATATAAGAGTTGTTAATTCTTCATGAATAGCACATGGGGCCTCTTGACTAAATGGTACGTTACATGTCCCAAATCTGTCAGCTGGGCTCTTCTCTCACATGCTAGTGAGATCACTTTGATTGGAATGTTACAGGAATTGCTGGGCTGGCCGTGCAGAATTGAATGCTGCATTATATAATTAGATCTCCCAGAGTATTTTTTTGGCATTACCTCATTATTCTAGCTTAAATATGGAATCAGCCCTTTTGATGATTTTACTGGTTGTAATTATATTAATACGATTCATTTTATGGTCCTGTCTTAGTGCATACATAGATTACAAACTGTCTCGAAGGTTTcctgacaggaaaaaagagCGCTAACAGATCTCAAAAGGCTTCTTCAGATTTCAGCTGACAATGAGGACAACTGGACAAGGTAAATGGACCTAGAGCAGATTTTACCTTGGCCTctaaggaaacagaaatggCCAGTTGAGACTGCAATTCAGTGAAGATCCTTCAGAAGGCCTCATGCTGACAGAGAGGGAATAGAAACCACAACAACTGATTGAGTCAAACGACTTCCTATCAGACTAGAGCAAGAATTTGTTGTTGGGAACAGGACTGTGGACATTTGCCAGTTAAATGATCTGGACAAGCTGGAAGGAATCCTATTGTTGGGGAGTCCAAGGCTGACAGTGGCCCAGTCTTGCTACGTGAAATGTGATGGCCCATTGCCTGTTGGACGAGCTGCTGGTCTACACGTTAGGATGTCAGCTGCACACCCTGCCTGGATGCAACAACTGACTGTGCCTGAATGAGCACGGAGATTACAAACCCGGCTCAGGAGCCACGTCTAATGCTGCAGATTTGCAGAGTGGATTTTTACATGATTGACTTGTTGCTAAATTCCTTTTTGGTTTCTCCCTGTCTGTCAGATCAGAAGCTGGTTATACCCAATGATCGCCATTGTTGTCAGGTGGCATATCTGAGTAACAGTAGTGGTGGAGCACCACTGGGATAGTCTGTTCCATGAAAACCAGATCTGTGCGCTACAGTTTGTCTGACAGactccagctctgcttcagcagtACTGGGCATTGGGGCATACAGTGCTTAGAGGCCTTGCAAAGTAATTTCTCTTCTAGCCTTTAGTAAGGAGGTACCAGGACACGGAAAGCTTTGCCTACTCACCCAAGGCAGGAGTGACTTGAGATTTTTTGCTTATTGCATCTTGCAAAGTGAGACAGGGCTCCAAGCGAACTGCCTGCTTTCAGATGGATGCTACACTGagtaaaactgcaaaaaatCTTCCTATTTAACATTGGCTTTTAAAAACTTGGTATTCCTATAGCAAAAGTAGGAAAATTGTATTGCTTTGCCTGAGAAAGAAAGttgaaatgtggtatttttggCCCAATCCTATCTGGTATTCTTTATATCATGCAGAATCGaaaggctgctgctctgagaaatggcttcaaaacTCTTGGTAGCTCACATAATATCAGAAAGCCTGGGTAAAAGCCCAAAGCATTCCCATGAGAAGTTTTTGGCACATTCATGACTCTTTATAGGCTTGTTCATTAGTAACTGTTGATCAGCTTTTATCACTTTGTCATTTGAAGCCTCCCAACATTCAGATGTGAGATATAGTATTTGTTCTTGCAGTGGAACAGAGTAAATGTCAGGCCAACAGATTTCAGACTCGGGCTTTATTTGTGGTGGTGACCAATCTACAGAACTGTTTGCAGCATCTGAAGGTGCATGCCATTGACTTTAAATCTAGCtagtaaataaattaaatgtagATGAAATTAACCCCCTTGTCTGTCTCTGTGGGTCCTAATTTTAGTGatgatttttatatttatttttttgttccccaGTACCAGCAGACCACAAAGGGAAAGTGAAATGTCTATTTGCTATGCAAACATACCTCTGATAATAAGTAATTGGAAAAATAGGCACAGAAATCCATCTTATGTCAGTTAAACATTGCTATTCTTAGCTGTTGTACATccttggaagaaaatgaaacttgcAGAGAAATTCATAgtgcttttaaaagcaagtcTTCTAATCCATTACTTTGATTATATTGAAATATACTTAAAAGTGTCATATTCAtattaatcatttaaaaatgtgaatgtaATGAGACGTGGACTAATGTCTTTATCATTTGGTGAAATAAGAAGCTGAAACAAGTGTGCAACTTGTATCTTTGATTCCTTTATTCCCATAGAGTAGAATCTTGAATTTTCCATGTAAATCAgagattgtttttttgttatagACCATAATCTTATGGCCAAATTTTCATTGATTTCTGTGGTGCCATTAATAGGAATGGCAGGATGGAATCATAAGAACATCTTGATGTTTGAGCTGCCATAGCCAATCTCCTTCAATGGCTTGCTATTGTTGTGTGGGGAAAGTGGGCCAATACTGGGTGAACTTACTGACTGGTAGATGTAAGGCATGGTAGGTATCTATCCTGTAGGTGACCACTGTTGTGAAACTCAGCACTGCCAGATATGGGGAAGAGCCTGTCAATTCACTGGTTCTgtttgtgtttgtctttttaaattgtttaatTTATCCAAGATACAAGAATTACACTGATTGTGTTATGGTCAGTGTTTGTCATAGGATTGATCTTCATCCTACACAGGTAAAACTGGCTGGAACCCTGAACAGTTTACTAGAACATCAAAGCTTTGAGGCACATAtgattaataaagaaaatattttgtcttaatAAAAATTTTACTGATTTAATTTGGTTGTTTTGAAATCCATATGCactgaaagtaattttaatgCTTTGAAGTTCCGCTTCTGGTGTCTGAAAGCCCATTGTATCTTTCTGCTGATGAGGGTTTTTGTGGCAGAACTTATGGTGTCCTCTAATCTAACCATCTGTCCAAGCTAGATTGTCACTGTGCTTACAAGTTAGTTTCTCTTTACATGAAagtgcagcaaaagaaaattttggTGAATAAATTCCTCATATCAAGTACTTGTACTTTATTTAAGATATACCCTGAAGCCATGTTTCAGTGGGAGTTGAATGAACTTGACTGGAAACCACTGTAGAGTCTTCTTAAAGTTGATTTAATTTCAGGTAGGTATTAATGAAGATTCTTAGGCCCCACTGTTTTTGCTTGTGTTTAGGATTATTTAAGAATAAGTCTGTGCTTAAGAGCAGTTTTGAGTCACAGAGTGAATGAAGACTGCAGTGTGGAACCCCCTTTCAAGACATGAAACCAAGGTATAtgtaaagaaatagaaaaaatatcaCTTTATATTGTGATGATATACTGCATCAGGTACTGTGTTACTGTTGTAACCAACAACTAATGTTGGCCTTTTGTAGCAACACAAAAACCAGACACGATCACAGAAACCTACATGCTACCTgtaatacaattaaaaaaaaaacaccctctGTCTAATATTCCACTGTTACTCAAAAAACCTTGCATGTGAAATAATGTCTTGAGTTTGTTTTTGCTAATCTAGTAATGtatacatacaaaaaatatttatgtaaatgtattaaaaaaaaacaacccacaatcATTGAAATGTATGACATATGGATGCGGAACTGTTACTGCAGTATCGTAACTGTTCCTTACTTTATAGGATTCTGCTTCGTTTTGACTGAAGCCAGTGGTTTGAACAAAAGCAGGAGTTAGTGTGTAAGTAGTAATTATCTTTCTTAATGCAGATTATCTTGACTTCTGGTACCCGAATTTCTACTTCTCAGATCAATCTAAGTCTGTTTTACAGGTGATAATAGGGTCAGTTTTAAACGTAGAGCTTTCTGTGGGTATGAGTACAGGCATGTATctgcatgtatttttatatgGGAATGTTAACATTTTATGATAACAGCCCTTCCCACATTGTTATGCTCCTCTATGTTGTATagttcttgaagaaaaaatgattggCATTAAGCTACTTAAGTAAATGAAGTAGCAAAATTCTATTTGCATTGCTGAATATTAGAACTGTGTAAAAATACAAACCCATTTTCCTGGTACCAGTGGTACCATATAACTAAATTTGCTCTCAAACCAAATAGCCATTTTGAAGTTCCTCAGTTGATACTTTGTGATATTTCTTATTCACCAGGACTCAGAATCTTTCTGACCCGTAAAAGCTCAATTGATTGTAAATATCCTGTCATCTGCTAATGTAATTTCTGTTTGACATTCTGTAATGTGCACAGAGTTGGCATTATGGACTGCATTATGGTATGGAGAACTAATTACTGATAAGCTCATAGTCTGATGAGTACGTAATCATATTTATTGATTAAGTGAGGtctataattttattttgcagtgtcATTACAACGGCATCCCACTTAAACAATTACTGTCAAACTGTGTAAACCAAACTCCAGTAGGAGTCCCTTAAATAGATCTGGCGATGCAACAGGTGGTCTAATTACTTTAGGTAGGTCCATTACAGCGGGCTTCAGAGTGGAGAAGCTGGAGACCCAGGAAAGGGATACGATTAGGTTGGCTCTTGCAGAAGGAATCTGGACAGATGGGGGCCTGATAGCTTTGTTTGCTAACTGCCTACAATGAGCAGCCAAATCACAAACTGGTGCTGGGGAGAAATGTTGTAACCAGTGCTGATGCCCTTGTTTGTGTTCCATGGCACAGCTCTAGGAAACAGTAAAATACAGTTAGAATTTCTCTAGATTGAACAAGGCATCAGATTGTAGGACAATTAAACAGTAGCAGCCTCACTTCTGTTATTTTAGCAGAAACCCATAGTAAAGTCATAAAATGTGATTGTTTTATGCTTGATTAATGCCAAAGTGGGTGACCTTCCAGCTTGGCACCTCATTACAGGTGGTGCTAATAACAGCATCTAATACCAACGCTTCCAGGCACTTCCAGTCCTAAAGCCCTATTTTCAGCTGTTCACAACTTTGTCAAAATATCTTTTCAAGCTAAAACTTTCCATGTTGTCTGCCTTGGGCTGAATACCCTTCAGAAAGTTTCAGCCAGAACAGTTTAATACCTTCCAAGAACAAggctaaagaaaaaatacattgttttacccctgctaaaaaaaaaatactggcaATATTTTCTCTGACAAGATGTAGTTGTCCCATTCTGGAATGCAATTCTGGTCtggactgttttttttccctgtcaggGATATGTAACTCTTTttcaaataaaggaaattacCTGAATATGTGCTTGAAATTCAAGGAAGACAGCACCAGATCTCATCTAGGGAAACAAGGATAAGGAAATTGTCaggaaaaaaccccacaactaTAATGATATTTTAGGCAAAGGAGGAAATCGAGCTGTGAACATTTGCTGGAAGATGAGCTAGACTGAACTATGCAGGATGAAGGGTGAACAAGAGCTGCTTGATGGGTGAGGAACAAGGCTGGTTCAGGCAAAGGGACTGGGACAGAAGTATTAAACTGCTTGGAAGGAACTGGAGGAAGGTGTACAGACTTGATAAGGAGCAACAGCATGTCAAATAGAGCTGGAATAAGTGAGAAATTATGCTGAAATGGGAACAGCCAGTGAGGAGGTGGGCACTGGGGCTGCATATAGTGGTTGAAAGCAAAACCCTTGTAAAAGCAGGTGAAGGATTGGATGAGCACCAGGCTGAGGTAGCAGACAGAAGGGAGAGTTTGGGCTAGCACACAGGACAGAAGTGCAGGCTGAAACAAATGATAAGGCTGAGTCTGGGAGGCTAAGGCTTACTGAGCAAATGATTTGACCTGGAAAAAGAGGTCTAGAGAACTGCCAATGGAATAAGAACTGGATAAAATGTGTACTCAACCAATCTCCCTTTGTAATATTGATATTATTCCTAGGATACAAGTTTCGTATTATTTTGGTTATCAGAAAATTTCTGTGAATGTTACTGTCAAAAATTCCTCTGTCACGTCTACCAGTGATCCTTCAGCATAAAGTGCTCTGGATGTGTGTGCTCTGGTGTTGCTGCTGAAACGGAAGTATCAGGGTCGTCCTGTCTGCTGGGCATCTACCAAGCTCCATTAACAGGATGTAACAAAGTTAAATCCTGAGATTAAGGCAGTGATAGAATTAAGGCGTTATGTGTAATTGTTGTTCTGCCCCCTGGGTTTACAGTCGTAAACCACACTTTTCCCACAGGTTCTTTTGCTCATTTATTGCACTGGCTGTAATGCTCACTGATTGAAGCTTGTGGCAGTGATGCACTGAATGTACtagagagatggagagagatAGCTTTAAGAAAACTAATGTTTTGAGGGGAGTCATGAGAAAATTAGTTCTTCCTTTGCCTATTGCTGAgttctgagtgaaaaaaaccTAGAGATGTTTTCCTGCTGTCTGCTTACCTGGAGATCTAGGTATAAGATACTTACGTGCTGAGAAATAGCTACTACAGATTAGTTCAGTTTAACAAGTAAACAGATACCAGTTTAACAAGTAAATTGGTACACTTAGAATTTAGATTCTAAGAATTTGAAGTGAGATACTGTTCTATTCTTAATCTCTTTTTAGATATCTCCTATTGGTCATGAATGGGACGTGGTATGGAGTTAACTGGACCAGTGGTCTGATTCTGGAGTATTCTACCCTACTGGTCTTTGCATTTGCAGATGCAAATAGAGTAATTCTTTTTTACTTTGGTTTCTTCAATCAGCATCTACAAAACTTATAAATGTTGAAGGATGCTTAAGAGGGAATTATTCTTGCAAAGAGGCACATGCATTGATGATGAAGAAAACATGGGAGCTCATTAAGCATGCACTGTCCATTCTGTCTGCTGAATGTAGCAGGAATCCTTTGGAAAAAGGCAGTCTACTTTGTAAACAAATATAacaaaaaggagggaaaaataagttttccttcCCCTGTGCCATATAAGAAGTCAATAGCTGCTTCTTTCTAAGATGATAAAGGGCATTTATTATGTGCACTGGAACTAAGCTATTCATAGGAGAAGAATGGACTGGTAAATCTTTTACTGCTTAGTTTCAGGATTTTGTTCATGCTTGTGCATGATAGATGACTAGCTTCCTACACTGAAATGCAACTGCTCTGAGATTatgcagaagaataaaaataagggAGAATTGTGCAAAGGAGGTCAAATTCTAGAATTTAGGTAAACTTGAGAAATTTTTTAGCTTTGTATGTTGGCCAGAGATAATTAGACTTAGTATCTGGGGTACATGTCTAAATCCCTTAGTAGGAAAGATCCAGATGAGCCTAAGATCCATATTTAAAGGATAGTTCTAATCTACAACCAGCTTGTCCATTTCCCACAAACTCTGGCTGCTCCCCTTGGAGAATGGTTAGCTTTAGAGCTC is a genomic window containing:
- the SMIM38 gene encoding small integral membrane protein 38, producing MESALLMILLVVIILIRFILWSCLSAYIDYKLSRRFPDRKKER